A genomic window from Elaeis guineensis isolate ETL-2024a chromosome 3, EG11, whole genome shotgun sequence includes:
- the LOC105041689 gene encoding uncharacterized protein isoform X1, which yields MEDRKEQRKGRMSVPAFGDWDQKNGLPDYSLDFSKIRETRKQNKMDISRASPGNKDHLIPHHHHHHQSESQSNRSRAPTVDLHRPHQFHQDDQSLSGRKKFMSYFHCCIKA from the exons ATGGAGGACCGCAAAGAG CAGAGGAAAGGGCGGATGTCGGTGCCGGCGTTCGGGGACTGGGACCAGAAGAACGGGCTGCCGGACTACTCCTTGGACTTCTCCAAGATCCGGGAGACGCGCAAGCAAAACAAGATGGATATCTCCCGTGCCAGCCCTGGCAACAAGGACCACCTCAtcccccaccaccaccaccaccaccagtcCGAGTCCCAGTCGAACCGTTCCCGTGCTCCCACCGTCGATCTCCACCGTCCGCACCAATTCCATCAGGACGATCAGTCTCTCTCC GGGAGGAAGAAGTTCATGAGCTACTTCCATTGCTGCATAAAAGCATAA
- the LOC105041689 gene encoding uncharacterized protein isoform X2: MEDRKERKGRMSVPAFGDWDQKNGLPDYSLDFSKIRETRKQNKMDISRASPGNKDHLIPHHHHHHQSESQSNRSRAPTVDLHRPHQFHQDDQSLSGRKKFMSYFHCCIKA; encoded by the exons ATGGAGGACCGCAAAGAG AGGAAAGGGCGGATGTCGGTGCCGGCGTTCGGGGACTGGGACCAGAAGAACGGGCTGCCGGACTACTCCTTGGACTTCTCCAAGATCCGGGAGACGCGCAAGCAAAACAAGATGGATATCTCCCGTGCCAGCCCTGGCAACAAGGACCACCTCAtcccccaccaccaccaccaccaccagtcCGAGTCCCAGTCGAACCGTTCCCGTGCTCCCACCGTCGATCTCCACCGTCCGCACCAATTCCATCAGGACGATCAGTCTCTCTCC GGGAGGAAGAAGTTCATGAGCTACTTCCATTGCTGCATAAAAGCATAA